CTACCAAACTCACACAAGACTATGATTTTAAACCAACAATATGATGATTCAACAACTCACGACTCCATAACCTTGGTACAAATACAGAAGCATAAAAACTCAAGCTTTATCATTGCTCAACACAAAAACTAGTCTTAAAACCGGAGTTatctataacaaaaacaaacctttcCCTATTCATTTGGATTTTTAGGCTCTACAAAGTAACTTTTCTGCAACAAATCCTAAAGAACTAACATCCAATTTACAGAGCAATTTTCTTAATCTAATTGATCAAAAAATTAACAGCATTTAAAAACTCACTTCGACTTGGCTCTTCTTAGCAACACTACTCCAGCTTTTAGATTGAACACCAGTTCTCCAATCGAAATCAATACTCAATGTAACCTCAGGTTTATGATCAACAGCTGTGTAACAAGCCATGTAATCTCCAGACTCCACCGCCGTGAACGCGAATTGTCCCGATTCTACATCTTCCGCGTGATGATACGTGTTCCCGTAACTCGATGTCACCTGCGtaaattcatgttttcaaatcaacaatcaataataatcaaaGTTATGAAAATCTCGGATTTTTAAGAGAGTAGTACTCTGATGGAGATCTTGTGAGATTGAGGAGAAGGATGAGCTTCGTTAGGGTTAACGACGGTGTACTTCCCGACGGTCATTGAATTGCTTTTTATGTCTTCCGATATACATTTTGTTCGACCAGATTGCAATTCGAAGtggagagattgagaaacttGTGATGAAATCGCTAGGAAGAGTAGTATTGTACAGAGATTGAGTGATCGGAGAAACATGGTGGAAGCTTTGAAGAGAGATCTTTGGTTTCGTTGATCGTGGAGTTGGTAGAGAGatggaagacgaagaagaagaactcaaCAACGTACAATGGAACAAGAGAGCTTATGACACGTGTTTAATTTTAACTCGTGAAATACACGTCGAAgaaactctctttctcatctAGAGTTTTCGTAACGCTGACTTTGACTTTTAGTATGTCGGGACAACAtagtgttattttttttagtttcacaTGCAAAGCTAAATTCTATTTACGTGTGTCTAATTATTGGATTCCAAAGTATAAGCAGTTGTTTTAAGTCTAGTTGGCACTTATTAAACAGCCTAAAAGGATGGTTTAAATGTCTATCATTTTTATCTTTCACATGGcctttgttttgatttctcttttatttgtatacccaatttattttcaatagaaaaataaaatttgaggATATTTTCAATGGAATTATAACTAGGCAACGGAAGCTAAGCCAGTATGTGCTTGAATTTTTCCTGTCCTTGCTTTATGTGCATAATTATGCTGTCAAATTGAAGAACATGAAAGTTGAAAATCAATTGAAATTTGGAAGGATCCTTATAAGTATCGCGAACGTTTATTGTTACTTATTTCACacaacttttattttggtaaaagattTCTTCATACATTGAAACAGTAAAATAGTATCGCTTAGCTTCCTCTAGTTCTTTGTGATCTCTAATCATGCAGTACAAAAGTATAAAATGGCACATCGGCACCATGCAATTCTTATTGACTTCCCGGGGTTGACTTTAATAATAATGCGAAATTTACTCCATAATGTTCGGTTTGCAACTTTTATCAAATTACAAGTGATAAGTCAATTCAACTAGATTATCACCTACTGATCACCTAGTGGCacgtatatattctttgttttttcactaGTAGCACGTATTCTTTTCATATAATCTCATGACATTATCGTATGCATcgttataacattttttattttattaaaaagaagttcataaaagaaaaaatacaaattgtgGTGATCATCGGGTTGTcgaataaatttattatacGTGCCAGTTCGCCATAGAcatgaaattatgaaaaacaaTCTAACATGTGAAGAAGGACCAATGATGTCCTAACAGAAGCAAATATCATATATCATATCGTACAAAACTGTAACTTagaatgaaataaataacatcaacatatgaaataaatcgttttaaaaatatcaaaagctTCGTCACGTTACCCGATAGTACACGAAGCCGCAACAACATTACAACTTCACATTTAATAAagttacaagttacaaccTTCTACACTTTTGGAAGCCAATAAGCTGTTGTACCACCAAATGTGTAGGCATATTCGGATGTGTTTCTTTACCGTCAAGACTATCGTAAAATACTTAATCCATTCTTCCAATGACACACCAtacaacaacaccaacaacaaaatactTAGAAAGTAGAAAAGCTAATTTTATCGAtcactatttttttgtaatcattTATTATTCCTAATTTATTAATAAGTGGTCTGTCTTTACACATGCATTTATCCAGTAGTTTCCAATTAGATTCCTCAAGATCCTATAAGTGTGCTGTCAGTCCACatcttgtttttaattaactGAACCAAATCTTCATTATATAATTAACCAGAGTCGTAGGAGGTGATGTAAactcttaattaataaatacttATATCTAATATTAATCTAAGATATATTCTGATAATTGcattagagagagagagacttgagGCATTATTCCTACCTTAAACATTTGCTTCAAAAAGACTTCCCTTCTCTCTATGTAAACATGACGGCTCAGCTCGCTTGCTCCTCTCTTCCCGTAAGTTCTTggatttttttgtcatttgtttgatttgttttcttctttttccttgaaTATTTAGGATCAGTTATTCATATAGATTGAATATGTAAAGCCAGTTCGTTTCGGATCCATTTTTTCGTTTGgttcacattttttttcttagtttaatAAAGATTTGGTTCACAATATCCAACCTTGAGAAATTTGAATgggttttgaagttttaaatcAGAAACCACAATCCGAAGATTTGGAGGTTCATGTTTAGGAATGGGGATCCAAATCTagatttgtttatgtttatctGGTTATATCGTTATATTAAGATTTGAATCATGTGAAATGGAGGgaaatagtatttttatattttctatattttcaattatatttcaTTAATGAAAGTTTGTAGATATACTATTGTTtaagaaatctcaaaacagaaaattatccactcttttaaaattatcttattttttcatttcatatatatttacaaaaacaattatattttttttccaattaaaTTGGTTACTGCAATTAAATTTCTGTTTTGGCCGTTTTAGATGATAGAGGGAGTTTTTCTTGGAAGATGCAAAGGACTTATATCCGGTGAAAGGCACTGAGATAAAGTCAACGGTGTGTCATTAGCTTGTAACATTTTGGCATGAGAAGAGTTTAAAAGTTTCTCGATACGACCTTGAACCACAGAGCTAATTTGGTTTCTTGCACGCGAAGAAAGAAACATCTGAAAATTTGTTCATAAAGAATTCGGTTGAAGaaatgagag
This sequence is a window from Arabidopsis thaliana chromosome 1 sequence. Protein-coding genes within it:
- a CDS encoding emp24/gp25L/p24 family/GOLD family protein (emp24/gp25L/p24 family/GOLD family protein; FUNCTIONS IN: protein transmembrane transporter activity; INVOLVED IN: intracellular protein transport, transport; LOCATED IN: endomembrane system, integral to membrane, membrane; EXPRESSED IN: 22 plant structures; EXPRESSED DURING: 13 growth stages; CONTAINS InterPro DOMAIN/s: GOLD (InterPro:IPR009038), emp24/gp25L/p24 (InterPro:IPR000348); BEST Arabidopsis thaliana protein match is: emp24/gp25L/p24 family/GOLD family protein (TAIR:AT1G69460.1); Has 1567 Blast hits to 1565 proteins in 238 species: Archae - 0; Bacteria - 0; Metazoa - 690; Fungi - 472; Plants - 246; Viruses - 0; Other Eukaryotes - 159 (source: NCBI BLink).), with amino-acid sequence MFLRSLNLCTILLFLAISSQVSQSLHFELQSGRTKCISEDIKSNSMTVGKYTVVNPNEAHPSPQSHKISIRVTSSYGNTYHHAEDVESGQFAFTAVESGDYMACYTAVDHKPEVTLSIDFDWRTGVQSKSWSSVAKKSQVEVMEFDVKRLIETVNSIHEEMFYLREREEEMQNLNRATNSKMAWLSFLSLFVCLGVAGMQFVHLKTFFEKKKVI